The Catenulispora sp. MAP5-51 genomic interval GCACGGTCCGTACCGCCAGGAAGCCGATGTCAACAAGCTGAACGGCGGCATCGACCGGGTCTACGAGCCGTTGACCGCGGGATTCCTCGACGACCCGCTGTTCCGCAAGGTGCTGATGGAGCTGGCCCTCATCTTCAGCGGCGTCGAGGACGTCAAGAAGTGGAACATCAAGGTCACCCCGATCCGGATCACCGCGACGCAGGACCAGGCCGGCCTGCCGACCCCTGAGGGCCGCCACAAGGACGGCGCAACCTTCATCACGGCCCTGCTCCTGGGCCGCACCAACGTGGTCGGCGGGGACAGCTCGGTCTACACCGAGGACGGCGAGTGCCTGATCACCACGCAGCTCTCCGAGCCCGGCGAGATCCTGCTCAGCGACGACCGCACCACCCTGCACGAGGTCACCTCGGTGCACCCGGAGCGGGTCGGCGAGCCGGCCCACCGGGACGTCCTGATCATGGCGTACACCGAGCTGTAGAACCGATCGAGGAGAACCATGTCAGAGCCCATACTCGGCGGGTACGACACCGCTTTCGAGTTCGACACCGCTGTTGAGTTCGACACCGACTTCGACGGCCTGGTGGCGATCGTCACCGGCGGGTCGGGGGCGATCGGACTGGCCGCGGCCGAACTGCTCGCACGCCGAGGTGCCCAGGTCGCCGTGCTGGCCCGCCGGCCCGGCGACCTGCCGGAGGGGATCGTGGGGATCGAGGCGGACGTCTCCGACGACGCCTCGGTCGCCTCCGCCGTGGACGCCGTCGTCGAGCGGTTCGGCCGGCTGGACGTCGTGGTCAGCAATGTCGGGATCCCGGCCTACGGAGACGTCGCCGCGAACAGCGACGAGGAATGGGCCCGGGTCCTGGACGTCAACGTGATCGGGATGGTCCGGGTCATCCGGCACACGGTTCCGCACCTGCGGCGCTCCCCGGCCGCGGCGATCGTCACCACCGGCTCGATCGTCGGCTGGGCCGGGATGGCGCAGCGGGCGCTGTATTCGACCACGAAGGGTGCCGTGCACGCGCTGACCCTGGCGATGGCGGCGGACTACGTGCGCGAGGGCATCCGGGTCAACTGCGTCTCCCCCGGTGCGGTGGACACGCCGTGGGTGAACCGGCAGCTGGGCCAGGCCGAGGACCCCGAGGCCGCCCGGGCCGAGTACCTGGCCTTCCAACCGGCCGGGCGCCTGGTGTCCACCGACGAGGTCGCCGGGGCGATCGCCTACCTGGCCAGTCCGCGCTCCGGCGGGACGACCGGCACGGTGCTGGCGGTGGACGGCGGCATGTACAACCTGCGGCTGCGTCCGCCGGTCGCGGTCGCGGCGGCTGCTGGGCCGTCCTGAACAGATCTGGGCCGTCTCTGAGTCAACGACAGGAGTAAAAGGTGAACGACTTCAAGGGATTGGTGGCCATCGTCACCGGCGGCGCCTCGGGGATCGGTCTGGCCACGGCGAAGCTGCTGCACAGCCGGGGCGCCGAGGTCGCGGTGTTCGACCTCAAACCGGACGGGCTCCCCGAGGGCGTCGTCGGGATCGAGGTCGACGTCACCGACGACAACCGGGTGGCCTGGGCCGTGGAGTCCGTGGTCGAGCGGTTCGGCCGGCTGGACGTCGTGGTGAACAACGCCGGCATCCCGGCGATCGGCGACATCACCGGGAACTCCGACGCGGAGTGGCTCGGCGTGCTGGACGTCAACGTGGTCGGCATGGTCCGGGTGGCGCGGCACGCGGTGCCGCACCTGCGGCGCTCGCCGGCCGCGGCGATCGTCAACACGTGCTCCATCGTCGCCTGGGCCGGGATGCAGCAGCGCGTGCTGTACTCGGCGAGCAAGGGCGCCGTCTACGCGCTGACCCTGGCCATGGCGGCGGACCACGTCCGCGAGGGCATCCGGGTCAACTGCGTGGCCCCCGGCACGGCCGACACCCCCTGGGTGGACCGGCAGATGGACGCGCTGCCGGATCCGGCCGCGGCCCGGGCGGCGATGAACGCCTTCCAGCCGGCCGGACGCCTGGTGTCCGCGGACGAGGTGGCCGGGGCGATCGCGTACCTGGCCAGCCCGCTGTCCGGCGGGACCGCGGGCACGGTGCTGGCCGTGGACGGCGGCATGCACGGACTGCGGTTGCGGCCGCCGACGCAGTAGCGGCGCCCAGGGCGCCGCCGAACCTGACCACTTCGCTCCAAGGAGACACACCTCATGCAGTCCGAATCCCATGCTGCCGGCGTCGGGACGGCAACCATGACGTCCTCGCCGTTCTCAGTCCTGGACGACGCCGCCTCCTACGCGGCGGCCGTTGAGGAGTTCCTCGCTGCTCCCTCGTCCACGACCGTCCCGGTGTGGACCGGCGGGCGGGCTGACCTCGCAGCCTCCGTCGAGCGTGCGGTCTCCCTGTACGGGGAGGTCAGCCGGCCGGTGGCGCGCACCTACGGGATCGTGCTCAGGCCCGAGACGCTGCCGGCCGGAGTGGCCGCGCTCATCGCGCCGTGTGCGCGCACCTGGCTCGCCGAGGACGAGCTCGGGCCGGCGCTGCTCGACGCGCTGTGGGCGCGGCAGGCCGACGGAGCCACCGGGACCGACACGACCGACGGGGCCGGCGAGGGCGGGGTGTACTCCCTGCTCATCGCCGGCCTCTACGAGCACTTCACCGTGGACCTCATCTGGCCGCTGGTGCGGGCCGCGGCACGCCGGCCGGAGGTGCGGCTGACGTTCCTCACCGGCCGGGACGCGGCATCGCTGGCCTGGTTCACGGCGAAGCAGTACGTGCACACCGCTTCGGACGTCCGCGAACTCGGCATGTACACCGGCGTCGACCGCGGGCTGTCGCACAGCGGCATCCAGCTGCGCGACGAGCGGGGCGTGGAGACCTCGGACGTCAAGGCCGAGCTGCTGGGCACCCGGTGGCGGCGGCTCTTCCTCCAGGGACACGGCAAGGACGACTCGCTCAACCTCGCGGACTTCACCATCTGCGGGCTGAACGAGGCCGTCGGCCGCGACGCGTCGCAGATCGCGCCGATCTGCGCCACGACGGGCCTGTGCTACAAGCCCATGGACAAGCTGATCCAGCTGCGGGACGTGCGCGCGGCCGAGGTCGTGCTGAGCTCGTGCAACAACAGCCCGTTCGCGGACGCGGCCGTCTACGACCCGAAGTACCAGCTGGTGCTGAACGCCGTCGACGGGACCGCGAAGGACATCGTCGGCGCGATCACGGTCCACGACTCGGGGCGTGCGGAGAACGACGCGTGGGCGGAGGCGGCCTTGGCGCACGCCTCGTCCGTGACCGCGCTCAACACGAGCATCGGGATGTCGGAGGCGTTCCCGGCCTACGTCCACTTCGGCATGGGCGACGATGCGGGGGTCGCCCCGGAGCCGCCGGACAAGGCACCGGAACCACTGCTGCTCACCACCGCCGCCCGCCTGACCGCATACCTGGCCGGCGGACTGCTGTCCCCCAACAGCCCGCTGCGTCCCCGCCTCGGCAAACTCGCCACCAAGATCGAGAACCAGGTCTCGCGCCGCGACCTGGCGGTCCACCGCGACCGCACCGCGACCGTGCGCAGCCTGATGGACGACCTGCAATCGCTGGACATGGCGGTCGCGACGCAGTACACGAAGGACCCGGACAACGAACTGAGCAACAGCTTCGCCTACTTCGGCGACCGCAGCCGCATCGACAAGGCCTCGATCACGCACATCCGCTGCCAGTGCGGCCGCCCCGCCGAGCGCTACATCCGCCGCAGCCTCGTCCCCACCGCCCTGGACACCGAGGGCGTGGTCTGCACCCGCTGCGGCGACGTGTCCTTCCGCCTCCCCGACGCCCCCGCACTCCAGGTCCACACCGAGGAAGTGGCCGTCCAGGGCACCACCCAGCAGGTGAAGGTGACCGTCCGCGAGGCCCGCCCCGGCATCCTGCGCCTCGGCCTCTTCTTCGCCGCGTACGGACGCCAGGAGTGCACGATCACCCCGGACCTGCGCAAGGTGCGCATCGGCGCCGGCGGCGAGGGCGAGGCGGAGTTCACGCTGACGCTGGCGCCCGACATGTCGTGCCAGGGGTACTACATGACCGCGTTCGCGGTGCAGGACCTGGCGGTCTCGATCGCACGGCGGAACTTCGGGGTCCTGCCGGCCAGCTGATAGGCCGCAGCAAGAAAGTGGCGTCGCGGGCGACCGCGGCGCCACTTTCTTGCTGCGGACTTGTGTGACGCATCAAGCAACTGATCCACCGACACCTCGCCACATCGACCGACACAACCCGCCGCCTCGTCCAAACGACTCCCGGCAGTACCCCAAAAAGGGTCCTCCGAGCATCAGCTCAGAGGACCCGATACGCCGACCCATCACCCGACATCCGCGGTGACGCGCCACCTCGCCGACTCGGTGGCCGGGTCGAGCGTCGGCGCCTCGGCGGCCAGCATCATCAGGCGCGCGAAGGTCGGGCTCGCGACGGCCGGGTCGCCGCCGTTTCTGCGCCACTGGCGGTACTTCGCGGCGTAGCTGATGACGGTCTCCTTGTCCCGGCGGTTGCGGGGGCGGGTGAAGGCGCCGGCCCAGAGGCCGTCCCAGGCCGCGTAGCCGGGGTCGCGGAGCATCACGCGGTGGGCCCTGCCCAGGTTCCAGTGCGGGATGCCGGTGTTCAGGTGGTGGACCAGGTGGTAGCGGTCGTTGTGGCGGCTGATCAGGAACCACTCCAGGAGGCGGCCGTGGCGGTTGCGGGTCAGCAGCAGCGGCTGCCGCTCGCTTTCGGGCATCGGGTAGTGCTCGGAGAGCTCGGCGAGCCAGCCGATGGCGGCGTTGGTGGTGAGCAGGGGCACGAACCAGAACAGGGCCAGCTGCGGCAGCCAGCCGAACCAGGCGCACAGGCCGATGATCGCGGCCCATTCGGCGAGCAGGACGACGCGCTCGCGGCGCAGGGATATCGGGACCGAGACCGTCAGCTTCGAGCTGTCGCAGAAGATGCGCTCGCGGGCCACGTAGTTGAGGTAGGACACGGTGCGCAGTCCGAGGACCGACAGCAGGAGGTCCTTGTAGAAGAAGTTGCGGTCGGAGCGGTCGATGTCGTACAAGCCGCACTCGATGTGGAAGCTGTAGTCCGGATCGCTCTGGCCGTCGCCCAGGTTGCGGTGGTGGTTGCCGACGTGCGAACTGCGGTAGGGCCCGAACAGGTGCAACACCAGGTAGCCGGAGAGCACCGAGCCGCCGATCAGGTTCAGCGCCTTGTTGCCGGCCAGAACCTTGTGCGCCGCCTCGTGCAGGAAATGCGCCATGAAGCGCTGCGTGGATCCGATGACGACCAGGGCCACCGGATAGAACCAGTACGAGCCGGCCACGCACAACGCGACGGAGGCGGCGATCAGCGCGTATTCGAAGAGGATTGCCAGCGGGCCGTGGTAGTCGTCGAGGCGGCAAAGTTCCCGGAGCTCCTTCTTCACTCCGGGATCCAGCCGGTCGAAATTCAGTTGCTCGATTTCGGACATACCCAAGGACGCTACGGCCCGCCGCCGCAACAAACGTCCGCATCAGACTCATCGGCAAGGACGTATTGCATTTACCGCGTTCCGCACGGCTACTCAGCCCGCTTATTCTCCCCCGGACTTCTCTTGTGCGAACCTCAATGCTGGCGAGTAATCAAGCAATCCAACCCGGCCCGCGGAGGCGACCTATATGAAATCCGTCCTCATCCTCTCCTGGAAAGCCATCGGCAACATCGGCCCGGCCGTCAAAGAGCTGCGGGCCCGGGATCTGCGTCCGGTGCTGGTCTCCAATCTCCCGGACGACCCCAACGCGGTCCTGTGCGACGAGCACGTCGTGTTCGACTGGGACAGCGAGGAGCTCCCGACCCTGCTGGAGCGCATCGACGAGCGCGGCCTGGACCTGGTGGCGGCCGTCAACATGGTCGAGAAGCTGATCGGGTGGCACCACGCGGTCGCCGGGCACTACGGCCTGCGCGGCGGCGACGCCGGCCGCACCGTGATCGCGAGCAAGCTCGCGGTCCGGGACCGGATGCGGGCCCTGGGCCTGTCGGCCATCCGGTACTCCGGCGACCCGGACACCGTGGACTTCTTCCCCGCGATCGCCAAGCCGGCCCGCGTCTCAGGGGCCTCATACCTGGTCAAGCGGGCCGACAGCCCGGCCGAGCTGTCCGCCTACCTGCGGCACCTGGCGGACTCCGGCGCCGGCGGCATCGAGATGATCTTCGAGGAGTACCTGCCCGGCATCGAGTTCTCCGTGGACGGCCCCGTGCTGAACGGCCGCTTCCACCCGGTCCTGGCCGTCGAGAAGCCCGACCACGACGAGGTCACGCACCACGACGCGGGCCTGGAGTACCACCCGCCGCAGACGGACTACGTCCGCGAAGGCGTGCGCGTCCTGTGCGAGCAGGTCAGCACCCTGTGCACCGACCTCGGCCTGGACCAGATCTGGCTGCACTTCGAAGGCCGCAGCTCGCCGGACGGCCGCACCGAGCTGATCGAGATCAACCCCCGCCCCGGCGGCGGCCAGATACCCAGGGCGATCCAGGAGATCAGCGGCATCGACGCGATCGAGGCGGTCGTCTCCATGGCCCTGGGCAGCTACGCGCCGCAGGACCTGGGGCCGCTGCGCGAGCAACCGCTGATCGGCTGGATGGACGTGGAGGCCCACGAGGTCGGCACCGTCGACATCAGGAGCACCGAGGCCGACCTGCTGGCCCTGCCCGGCGTCATCGGCGTCAAGCTCCTCAACGGCTTCCAGATCAAGAGCCTGGACATCGAGAACTTCTTCTTCACCTTCGCGGTGACCGCCGATTCCGTGGACCAGCTGCGCGCCCACGCGGCGACCGTGCTGGACACCC includes:
- a CDS encoding acetyl-CoA carboxylase biotin carboxylase subunit family protein codes for the protein MKSVLILSWKAIGNIGPAVKELRARDLRPVLVSNLPDDPNAVLCDEHVVFDWDSEELPTLLERIDERGLDLVAAVNMVEKLIGWHHAVAGHYGLRGGDAGRTVIASKLAVRDRMRALGLSAIRYSGDPDTVDFFPAIAKPARVSGASYLVKRADSPAELSAYLRHLADSGAGGIEMIFEEYLPGIEFSVDGPVLNGRFHPVLAVEKPDHDEVTHHDAGLEYHPPQTDYVREGVRVLCEQVSTLCTDLGLDQIWLHFEGRSSPDGRTELIEINPRPGGGQIPRAIQEISGIDAIEAVVSMALGSYAPQDLGPLREQPLIGWMDVEAHEVGTVDIRSTEADLLALPGVIGVKLLNGFQIKSLDIENFFFTFAVTADSVDQLRAHAATVLDTLDYRVVPA
- a CDS encoding SDR family NAD(P)-dependent oxidoreductase; this encodes MNDFKGLVAIVTGGASGIGLATAKLLHSRGAEVAVFDLKPDGLPEGVVGIEVDVTDDNRVAWAVESVVERFGRLDVVVNNAGIPAIGDITGNSDAEWLGVLDVNVVGMVRVARHAVPHLRRSPAAAIVNTCSIVAWAGMQQRVLYSASKGAVYALTLAMAADHVREGIRVNCVAPGTADTPWVDRQMDALPDPAAARAAMNAFQPAGRLVSADEVAGAIAYLASPLSGGTAGTVLAVDGGMHGLRLRPPTQ
- a CDS encoding fatty acid desaturase; amino-acid sequence: MSEIEQLNFDRLDPGVKKELRELCRLDDYHGPLAILFEYALIAASVALCVAGSYWFYPVALVVIGSTQRFMAHFLHEAAHKVLAGNKALNLIGGSVLSGYLVLHLFGPYRSSHVGNHHRNLGDGQSDPDYSFHIECGLYDIDRSDRNFFYKDLLLSVLGLRTVSYLNYVARERIFCDSSKLTVSVPISLRRERVVLLAEWAAIIGLCAWFGWLPQLALFWFVPLLTTNAAIGWLAELSEHYPMPESERQPLLLTRNRHGRLLEWFLISRHNDRYHLVHHLNTGIPHWNLGRAHRVMLRDPGYAAWDGLWAGAFTRPRNRRDKETVISYAAKYRQWRRNGGDPAVASPTFARLMMLAAEAPTLDPATESARWRVTADVG
- a CDS encoding 2OG-Fe dioxygenase family protein, coding for MSTDSALFSVTLDAVKNLADSGTHLVGAEEFASLTNSTAQDWARFAENWEDLELDTYMADGGTYRFRRYDQFVIDVEAERLILLQHGPYRQEADVNKLNGGIDRVYEPLTAGFLDDPLFRKVLMELALIFSGVEDVKKWNIKVTPIRITATQDQAGLPTPEGRHKDGATFITALLLGRTNVVGGDSSVYTEDGECLITTQLSEPGEILLSDDRTTLHEVTSVHPERVGEPAHRDVLIMAYTEL
- a CDS encoding SDR family NAD(P)-dependent oxidoreductase, which produces MSEPILGGYDTAFEFDTAVEFDTDFDGLVAIVTGGSGAIGLAAAELLARRGAQVAVLARRPGDLPEGIVGIEADVSDDASVASAVDAVVERFGRLDVVVSNVGIPAYGDVAANSDEEWARVLDVNVIGMVRVIRHTVPHLRRSPAAAIVTTGSIVGWAGMAQRALYSTTKGAVHALTLAMAADYVREGIRVNCVSPGAVDTPWVNRQLGQAEDPEAARAEYLAFQPAGRLVSTDEVAGAIAYLASPRSGGTTGTVLAVDGGMYNLRLRPPVAVAAAAGPS